CGCGCTCGCGCAGGCTCGCACGCAATGCGGCGTCGGCGGTGATGCGTTCGAGCAGACGGGCGAGTTCGGCGGGGTCGTCCGGTGACGTGTAGAGCGCGGCGTCGCCGCAGGCTTCCTGGACGGACGGCAGCCTGGACGCGATGACGGGACAGCCCAGCGCCAGCGCTTCGACAGGCGGCAGCCCGAAGCCTTCGTAGCGCGACGGATAGACGAAGCACGCGGCACGCCGGTAAAGCGCGGCCAGTTCACCATCCGTCACGTAGCCCAGGTGCTTCACGAAGGCCGGCAACGCGTCCTTACCCTCTCCGTACACGCGCGCATCGCCGCCGCCGACCACGACGATGTCGAATTGCGCATCAACGATGAGACGCGCGGCGTCGGCCACGAGCCGGAAGTTCTTGTGCCGGTTGAGGCTGCCGACAGCGAGCACGAACGGCCGCCCGTCCAGCTTCGCCACGACGGCGTCCTCATCCACGGGCATGCGCAACATATGCTCGCCGCTCTCCGGCACGACGCCGATCTTGCCGGCCGGAATCCGGTATGCGTCGCATAGCTCGCGCCGCGAGAATTCCGATACGGTGATCACACGCCGCGACACGCGGCCAAGGCGCGGCGCCATCAGC
This genomic interval from Paraburkholderia sabiae contains the following:
- a CDS encoding glycosyltransferase family 4 protein — encoded protein: MTHVPRPNLLINGRFLGRRATGVDRFAFETIRALDQLIELRDPLVAGLRAEIVVPEALTDMPNPFRHVGLRASGKGGGLRWEQLALPYAARGRLLLNLCNSGPLLYSRQVTVLHDAAPARVPDSYSRSFVAWYRLMAPRLGRVSRRVITVSEFSRRELCDAYRIPAGKIGVVPESGEHMLRMPVDEDAVVAKLDGRPFVLAVGSLNRHKNFRLVADAARLIVDAQFDIVVVGGGDARVYGEGKDALPAFVKHLGYVTDGELAALYRRAACFVYPSRYEGFGLPPVEALALGCPVIASRLPSVQEACGDAALYTSPDDPAELARLLERITADAALRASLRERGRARTEELTWRATAARLIEEISPWLM